The Pseudomonas aeruginosa genome includes the window GGCGGGTCAGCGGCGAACACTATCGTGGGCACTGGGTCGACGTCGGTACTCACGAGCGCCTGGCGGAAGTCGAGCGATTGCTGGCGGAGCACGCCTGAGATGCTCTGGCCCGCTACGCTGATCGGAGCCGGAGCCGGCTGGGCCCTGGCCAGCATCCCCGGCGCCCTGCTCGGCGGCCTGCTGGGGCAACTGCTGGACCGCAGGTTGCGCCTGGAGTCCTGGCGCGGCCTGCTGGCGCGCTTGCGCGGGCGGGCGGTGAACGATGAGGACGACCTGCTGTTCCAGTTGCTCGGCTATCTGGCCAAGAGCGGCGGGCGGGTGGAGGAAATGCATATCCGCCAGGCGCGCGAGGAGATGGCGTTGCGCAAGCTCGATAGGCGAGCCCAGCGGCGTGCCATCGCGTCCTTCGGCAAGGGCAAGGCCGGCATCGCCCATCTGCAGGAGGAGGTCGCGCGTCTGAAAGGCGAACGTGCGGAGGCAGTATTGCTCGCCTGCTGGCGGATGGCCTGGGCTGGCGGCGTGCTCAGCCAGTCGGCGCGACAACTGGTGTTGCAATGGGGGCGCTGGCTGGGTTGGTCGGCGGAGCGAACGGAACGCTTGTCGGCGCGGGTCATGCCGAAGCCCACGCGCGCTGTCGCCCGGGATAGCTACCGTGAGGCCCTGCTGCTGCTCGGCGTGGAGGCCGGAAGCGAGCCGGCGCTGATCAAACGCGCCTATCGCAAGCTGATCAGCCAGCATCATCCGGACAAACTGGCGGGAGCCGGCGCCAGCGTCGAGCGCGTGCGTGCGGCTACCGAGAAAACCCGTGAATTGCAGGCGGCCTACGCCCTGGTCCGAGAGCGTGAGGGGTTCCGCTGATCACTCCGCAGGTTTCTGCGCATCGGCCTGCAGGTGAAGGCTGAGCCAGCCGCGGATTCGTCGGTACAGTTGCTCCTGCTCCGCCTTGGGGTCGGCCGGTAGCGCCTGCATCGCGATTTGTACGTAGGCCGGGTGTTTCTGCCGCTTGCCGGCCTGCATGCGCAGCCTGGCCGCCTCGCGGTCGGCGCGGGCGTCGCGGTAATAGAAGTCGCCGGTCGCCAGTTTCAGCTTCGGCACCATATCTTCCAGCGCCGGGCGAAAATCGCGCGGTACCTCCGCGGCAACCAGCAGCAGGTTGTGGATTTCCGCAGGCTCCTTCTCCGCCAGGTAGCGTGCCGCCCAATAGGCGCCCGTGCCATGACCGAGCAGGACGACGCTTTTCGGTTCGTGCTGCAGGGCCAGGTCGATGCTCGCCTGCAGGCGCGCCATGACCCGTTCGGCGTGCGCCTTGCGCTGCTCGACCGGATCGATGGCTGGGGGAGGGGCCTGGTCCTCGCTCTGCGCCGGTTCGCCGCTGCCGGCTTGGGCGGTGCTTTCCGGCGCCGGCGCGTTGCCGCTTTCTCCTTTCACGTCAGGCTTGCTTGCGCTGTCCGCGGCGCTGGCGTCCTTGTCGGCGCTGGCGCTGGCAGCGGATTCCGCAGGGCGGGTAACCGGCGCGGTGCTCTGCGGGTCGGGCAGGGCCAGGCTCAGGGTCTGCCAGCCGGCATCCGGCAGTTTGCGCCTTAGCGGGCCGATGGCTTGCGGCCAGTCCGGACTTTCGCCATCACCGGGAACCAGGATCACTACACCTTCGGCCTCGGCGGTGTTGGCTGGCAACCAGAGGGTGAGGAAGCTTTCGTCGCCGGCCTTGAGGATCTGCTGGCCGTCCTCCGGCAACTGGCGCTCCAGCCCCTTGGCCTCGTCCTGGCTGCGCTCGCTGACCGCCGGGCGTTCCACGGGGGCCGGCGGCTGGTCCTTGGCGGCCTCCTCTTCGGCATGAACGAAAGCCGGCGGCAGGAAAGCGGCGGCCAATAGCAGCGGCAGCAGGGCGGAGGGCTTCGGCAGTAGAGAGAAGGCCGGCATTGGAAATTCCCGATAGACAATTCAGAAGGCAGCCTAAACCCAGAGCACTTCTTTGTCAGGCCGAGCCTTCGCATGGTTCGCCGGTCGCGCTCGCGGTAAGGTATGCCCGCTTTTCCTTCCGTTGCGGTGTATTCCGTGGAGTGTCGCCGGCATGTTGCGTCGTTGCTGTCTGCTCTTCTTCTGTCTGCTGTTGAGCCTGCCCGTGCGAGCGGAGGAGTCGGTCGCCTTGCCGCTGACGGCGGAGCTACGGACCTGGCTGGCGGAGCATCGGGAATTGCGCGTCGGGGTGGTCACCGAAGCGCCCTATGCCCAGTACGACCGCCGCCTGCAACAGTATTCCGGGGCCAACGTGGAGCTGATGGGCTGGCTGGCCACGGCAATGCAGGTGACCTTGCGGTGGCAGGGCTATCCCGACCAGGCGGCGCTCGACGATGCCCTGCGCGCTGGGCGCGTGGATATCGCTCCCGGCCTCAGCCAGACCCCAGCCGGGCTGCGCTTGTGGCTGTTCTCCGATCCCTACCTGCGGGTTTCCCGGCTGGTGGTGGGGAAGCGCGATGGCAGCGGCAGCGTCGAATTGGAGCAACTGGAGCGCGATACCCGGGTTGCCGTGCGGGCCGGCAGTTCGGTAGCCGACTACCTCAGCAGCACCTATAGCGGCCTGCAATGGGGGGCGGCCGATTCCGAACGCGAGGTGCTGCGCGCCGTGCTCGCCGGACAGGCACGCTACGCGGTGATCGACGAAGCGCAACTCAGCCGCCTGACTCGCGAGCCGGAGTTCGCCGAGCTAGCGGTGGTTGGCGACATCGGCTACCCGCAACTGCTACGGGTGGCGACCCGTCGCGACTGGCCGGAACTGGCGATGGTGGTCGACCAGGCGTTGCGCTCGCTGCCGCGCAAGTCCCTGGACCAGTTGCACGAGCGCTGGTTGCAACCCAAGTATCCGCGCCTCGGCGAGTCGCCGGGGTTCTGGCAGAACCTGTCGATCCTCCTCGGCCTGCTGCTGGCCGGCGCGCTGGCGGCGGTGTTCCTCCAGCGGCGCCAGCAGCATGCGCTGGAAGCCCGGCTGTACGGCGCCCGCCGCGACCTGGAGCTGCGCCAGGCGGCCGAGGAGGCGCTGCGCCTGACCCAGTTCTCCATCGACAACAGCACCCTGGGCATCCTCTGGGTCAACTGGGACAGCCGCGTACGCTACGCCAACCGCGCCGCCGAACAGATGCTCGGCCATGCCGACGGCCAACTCGTGGACCGTCCGCTGGCCGACTTCGAGCCCGGCCTGGACATGGACCGCTGGTTGAATCTTTGGCGTCGTGCGCGCAATAGCGAGGAGGGCCCGCTCAGCTTCGAGACCCGCTGCCTGCGCGCCGACGGCAGTTGGCTGCCGGCCGACGTCTCGCTTAGCTTCCTGCGCTTCGGCACGTCCGAGTATCTGGTGGTGTTCCTCAGCGACGTCACCGAGCGCCGCCGTGCCCGCGAGGCATTGCAGGAAAGCGAGGCGCGGATGAAGGGCATCGCCTCCAACGTGCCGGGCATGGTCTTCCGCCTGGAGCGCCCGCGGGCCGGCGCGTTTTCCGACTTCGCCTATATCAGCGAGGGCAGCGAGGCGCTGGTCGGCTACAGCGCTCGCGAACTGATCGAGAGCGGCCGCGGCATTCGTGGCCTGGTCCATCCCGACGACCGCGAGCGCTACTGGTCGAGCCAGATGGCTGCCCTCGACGAGAATCGCGACTGGCATTGGCAGGGCCGCATCCTCACCCGCCAGGGCGAATTGCGCTGGGCCGACATCAAGGCTTCGGCGCGCTGTTTCGAGGATGGTCGCGCGGTCTGGGACGGGGTGGTCTGGGACATCACCGCGAACAAGCAGATCGAACTCGAACTCGGCGAGTCGCGCGCCCAGCTCCGCGAGCTGTCGGCGCACCTGGAGTCGGTGCGGGAGGAGGAGAAGGCGCGTATCGCCCGCGAGGTCCATGATGAGCTGGGCCAGGTGCTGACGGTGCTGAAGCTGGAAACCTCGATGTGCGAGCTGGCCTATGCCGATGCCCAGGAGGGCCTGCGCGAACGCCTGGGCAACATGAAAAAGCTGATCGCCCAGTTGTTCCAGCTGGTGCGCGACGTGGCTACCGCACTGCGCCCGCCGATCCTCGACGCCGGAATCGGCTCGGCGGTGGAGTGGCAGGCGCGGCGCTTCGAGGCGCGCACGCAAATTCCCTGCCTGGTGGAGGTGCCGGAGAACTCGCCGCAGTTGGTCGACGCCAAGGCTATCGGCCTGTTCCGCATCCTCCAGGAGGCGTTGACCAATGTCATGCGGCATGCCGAGGCGCATACTGTGCAACTGCGTCTGCTGCGCGAGGGCGACGAGCTGTGCCTGAGCGTCAGCGACGACGGTCGCGGGTTCGATGTTGCCACGGTGGGGCGTGGCAGTTCCTTCGGCCTGGTCGGCATGCGTGAGCGGGTGCTGATGATGGGCGGTACGCTGGACATCGACAGTGCCCCCGGCGAGGGCACCACGCTCAGCGTGAGGATTCCGCTGGGCGTCGCGGGCCCGTGACAAGAACAACCGCCGGCAAGGCGGAACAGCGTGAGGCAGCAAAGAGTGGTGATCCGAGTCCTGGTCGCTGAAGACCACACGATTGTCAGGGAAGGCATCAAGCAACTGATTGGCATGGCCAAGGACCTGCAGGTGGTCGGCGAGGCCACCAATGGCGAGCAGTTGCTGGAAACCCTGCGCGGAACGCCTTGCGAGGTGGTCCTGCTGGATATCTCCATGCCCGGCGTCAATGGCCTCGAGGCGATTCCGCGGATTCGCGCGCTGAACGAGCCGCCGGCGATCCTGGTGCTGTCGATGCACGACGAGGCGCAGATGGCCGCCCGCGCCCTGAAGATAGGTGCTGCCGGCTATGCCACCAAGGACAGCGATCCGGCATTGCTGCTCACCGCGATCCGCAGGGTCGCCGGCGGCGGACGCTACATCGACCCGGACCTTGCCGATCGGATGGTCTTCGAGGTCGGCCTGACCGATTCGCGTCCGCCCCATGCGCTGCTCTCCGAGCGCGAGTTCTCGGTGTTCGAGCGGCTGGTGCAGGGCGCCAACGTCAACGAGATCGCCCAGCAACTGGCGGTCAGCAACAAGACCATCAGTACCCACAAGGCACGCCTGATGCAGAAGCTCAACGCGCATTCGGTAGCTGACCTGGTGCGCTACGCGATGGAGCACCGCCTGCTCTGACAGGGGCGTTCGCCCAGGTTTTGCTCGCGGCTTGTGCGCCAGGTCCGGTTTTCGCGATCTGCTGTCTACCTGGCTTCCGCGCGGCAGGGAATGATGCTTGCCGGCCAACACGATAAGGAGAAGAAACGATGTTGCCAGCCATGAGGACGGGCCTGTTGTGCGCCCTTCTCGGAGTTACCGCGCCCGCCTGGGCGGAATACGTGACCGTGATTTCCTTCGGCGGCGCCAACAAGGAAGCCCAGGAAACCGCGTTCTACAAACCCTTCAAGAGCGCCACCGGCAATCGCGTGGTGCATGGCTCCTACAATGGCGACCTGGCCAAGCTCAAGCGCATGGTGGAGATCAGCCACGTCTCCTGGGACGTGGTGGAAGTCGAGGCGCCGGAGCTGGCGCGCGGTTGCGAGGAAGGTCTGTTCGAGAAGCTGGACATGGCGAAGGTCGGCGATCCCGCGGATTTCGTTCCCGGCGCGGTGCAGCCCTGCGGAGTCGGCATCTTCGTCTGGACCACGCTGCTTGCCTACAACCCCGGCAAGGTTGCGGGCAGCCCGCAGGGCTGGGCGGATTTCTGGGACGTGAAGAAGTTTCCCGGCAAGCGCGGCCTGCGCTGGGGCGCCAAGTACAGCCTGGAGTTCGCCCTGATGGCCGATGGCGTGGCGCCGAAGGACGTCTACCAGACGCTGGCGACGCCCGCCGGCGTCGAGCGGGCATTCCGCAAGCTCGACGAGCTGAAGCCCTATATCCATTGGTGGAAGTCCGGGCAGGACCCTGTGCACGACCTGGCCGATGGCACGGTGGTGATGAGTTCGGCCTACAACGGGCGGATCGCCGCGGCGCAGGCCGAGAAGCAGCGCCTGGCAATGGTCTGGAGCGGCGGCGTCTACGATTTCGACTTCTGGGCGCTGCCGGTCGGGGTTTGGAAGAAGCAGTTGGCCGAGGAGTTCATCCGTTTCGCCAGCCAGCCGGAGCAGCAGAAGGCTTTCGCCGAGAACATCGCCTACGGCCCGGCCAACCGCAAGGCGGTAGGCCTGCTCGATCCGCAAGTGGCTGCCAACCTGCCGACCGCGCCGCAGAACATGCAGAACGCGGTGGGTATGAACGTGGCCTTCTGGGCGGAGCACGGCGAGGCCCTGGAGCAGCGTTTCCAGAACTGGGCCAAGCGCTGAGGAGGCCGTTGCGCGCCAGCCGGAGAGCGCTGGCGCGCAAACCTTTGCTCTTCTCGAAAGCTCCTTCCCAGAGCGGTCTGGCCCATTCCGGGGGGCATCTTTTTTGTAGGGCGATTCCTACAAAGAGCTTTCCTTTCCCCTGATAGAAAACTCTCTTGCCGGCCGATTTGCGTCCTGCGCCGGGTTCTCTAGGCTGTTCGCACAGCATCCATAAAACGAACAAAGGTGCGGTTATGGCCGAGACTCAAGGCGGCGATGTGCTGGTCAGCTTCCGTGGCGTGCAGAAAAGCTACGACGGCGAGACCCTCATCGTGAAGGATCTCAACCTGGACATTCGCAAGGGCGAATTCCTCACCCTGCTCGGCCCCTCCGGGTCCGGCAAGACCACCAGCCTGATGATGCTGGCCGGTTTCGAAACCCCCACCGCCGGCGAAATCCTCCTGGCCGGTCGCTCGATCAACAATGTCCCTCCGCACAAGCGCGACATCGGCATGGTGTTCCAGAACTATGCGCTGTTCCCGCACATGACCGTGGCCGAGAACCTGGCCTTTCCCCTCAGCGTCCGTGGCATGAGCAAGACCGACGTGAAGGAAAGGGTCAAGCGCGCGTTGTCGATGGTCCAGCTCGACGCCTTCGCCGGGCGTTATCCGGCGCAGCTTTCCGGTGGCCAGCAGCAGCGCGTGGCGCTGGCCCGCGCGCTGGTCTTCGAGCCGCAACTGGTGCTGATGGACGAGCCCCTGGGAGCGCTGGACAAGCAACTTCGCGAGCACATGCAGATGGAAATCAAGCATCTGCACCAGCGCCTCGGTGTCACCGTGGTCTACGTCACCCACGACCAGGGCGAGGCGCTGACCATGTCCGACCGGGTGGCGGTGTTCCACCAGGGCGAAATCCAGCAGATCGAGCCGCCGCGCAATCTCTACGAGCAGCCGCGCAACACCTTCGTGGCCAACTTCATCGGTGAGAACAACCGTCTATCCGGGCAGCTTCTCAGTTGCGACGGCGAGCGCTGCGTGGTCGGACTGCCGCGCGGCGAGAAGGTCGAGGCGCTGGCGGTCAACGTCGGCCAGCCGGGCGAGCCGGTAACCTTGTCGATCCGCCCCGAGCGGGTGCGCCTGAACGGTGCCAGCGAGTCTTGCGTCAACCGTTTCTCCGGCCGCGTGGCCGAATTCGTCTACCTGGGCGACCACGTGCGTGTGCGCCTGGAGGTCTGCGGCCGCGACGACTTCTTCGTCAAGCAGCCGATCGCCGAGCTGGACCCGACGCTGAGCGTCGGTGATGTGGTTCCGCTGGGCTGGCAGGTCGAGCATGTGAGGGCGCTCGACCCTCTGCCGGCGGCGTGAGCGCCGGCAGTCCCGAACCGTACCGAAGCAACCCTGCACTGTGGAGAGAACAATAATGTCGAAATCCCTGAAAGCGGCCAGCCTGAAGTTCGCCACCCTGGCGGCCGGCCTGGCCTGCGCGGCCCAGGCCATGGCGGTGGACCTGACCGTGGTGTCCTTCGGCGGGGCCAACAAGAGCGCCCAGATCAAGGCGTTCTACGAGCCCTACCAGAAAGCCACCGGCAACAGGATCGTCGCCGGCGAATACAACGGCGAGATGGCCAAGGTCAAGGCCATGGTCGATACCAACAGCGTGTCCTGGGACCTGGTGGAAGTGGAGTCGCCGGAGCTGTCGCGCGGCTGCGACGAAGGCCTGTTCGAGGAACTCGACCCGGCGCAGTTCGGCAAGACCGAGGACTTCGTGCCCGGCGCCATCCAACCGTGCGGCGTGGGTTTCTTCGTCTGGTCCACGGTGCTCGCCTACAACGCCGACAAGCTGAAAAGCGCGCCGACCAGTTGGGCGGACTTCTGGGACATCAAGAAATTCCCCGGCAAGCGCGGCCTGCGCAAGGGCGCCAAGTACACCCTCGAATTCGCCCTGATGGCCGATGGCGTGGCGCCGAAGGACGTCTACGGCGTGCTCGCCACCAAGGAAGGCCAGGATCGTGCCTTCAAGAAGCTCGACGAGATCAAGTCGAGCATCCAGTGGTGGGAGGCGGGCGCCCAGCCGCCGCAGTACCTGGCTTCCGGCGATGTGGTGATGAGTTCTGCCTACAACGGTCGGATCGCCGCGGTGCAGAAGGAAAGCAACCTGAAGGTGGTATGGAACGGCGGCATCTACGATTTCGACGCCTGGGCCATCCCGAAGGGGGCGAAGAAACGGGAAGAGACCCTGAAGTTCATCGCCTTCTCGGTGCAGCCCCAGCAGCAGAAGACTTACTCGGAAAACATCGCCTACGGTCCGGCCAACAAGCAGGCGGTGCCGCTGCTGGACAAGGCCCTGCTGAAGGACATGCCGACCACTCCGGAAAACATCCAGAACCAGGTGGCAATGGACGTGACCTTCTGGGCCGACTACGGCGAACAACTGGAACAGCGCTTCAACGCCTGGGCGGCCAGGTAATCCTCGCCTGACCCTCCAGTGAGGGCCGGAGGGGCCGCCGCGCGGCGGCTCCTCCTACCGTTCCACACTTTCCAGGGCCGCTCCCGACGGCCCGCTTTTTTTCCGGAGTTCGCTATGGCCACAGCTGTGCCCATGTCCCAGGCCGCCGGCAGCACCCTCAAGCAACGCCTGGCGCGCGCCGAGCGGATGAACCGCCTGAAGTCCCTGGCGCTGATCCTGCCCCTGCTGGCCTTCCTGGTCCTGACCTTCCTGGTGCCGATCGCCGCGCTGCTCTACAAGAGCGTGTCCAACCCGGAAGTGGTTCGCTCGTTGCCGCTGACGGTAGAGGCCATCTCCGCCTGGGACGGCAAGTCGCTGCCGGCCGACGCCGTCTACAAGGCGCTCAGCCAGGATCTCGCCGAGGCTCGTCGCAACCAGACCATCGGCGATCTCTCCAAGCGCCTGAACATGGAGCTGGCCGGTTATCGCAGCCTGATGGCGAAGACCGCGCGCAAGCTGCCGTTCAAGGAGGAGCCCGCTTCCTACAAGGACGCCATGGAGCAGCTCGACGAGCGCTGGGGCGACCCCGCCTACTGGCAGGTGATCCGCCGCAACGCCAGCAGCTATACGCCCTATTACCTGCTCGCAGCCCTCGACCACCGGATCGACGATCTCGGCGAAGTGGCGCGCGCCACCCCGGACCAGGCCATCTACCTGGACATCTTCGCCCGCACCTTCTGGATGGGTGCGGTGATCACCGTCATCTGCCTGCTGCTGGCCTACCCGCTGGCCTACCTGCTGGCCAACCTGCCGACGCGCAAGAGCAACCTGCTGATGATCCTGGTCCTGCTGCCGTTCTGGACCTCGATCCTGGTACGTGTCGCTGCCTGGATCGTCCTGCTGCAATCGGGTGGCCTGATCAACGGCGCGCTGCTCAAGCTCGGCCTGATCGACCAGCCGCTGCAACTGGTGTTCAACCGCACCGGCGTATACATCGCGATGGTGCACATCA containing:
- a CDS encoding DnaJ domain-containing protein, with protein sequence MLWPATLIGAGAGWALASIPGALLGGLLGQLLDRRLRLESWRGLLARLRGRAVNDEDDLLFQLLGYLAKSGGRVEEMHIRQAREEMALRKLDRRAQRRAIASFGKGKAGIAHLQEEVARLKGERAEAVLLACWRMAWAGGVLSQSARQLVLQWGRWLGWSAERTERLSARVMPKPTRAVARDSYREALLLLGVEAGSEPALIKRAYRKLISQHHPDKLAGAGASVERVRAATEKTRELQAAYALVREREGFR
- a CDS encoding alpha/beta hydrolase family protein, whose amino-acid sequence is MPAFSLLPKPSALLPLLLAAAFLPPAFVHAEEEAAKDQPPAPVERPAVSERSQDEAKGLERQLPEDGQQILKAGDESFLTLWLPANTAEAEGVVILVPGDGESPDWPQAIGPLRRKLPDAGWQTLSLALPDPQSTAPVTRPAESAASASADKDASAADSASKPDVKGESGNAPAPESTAQAGSGEPAQSEDQAPPPAIDPVEQRKAHAERVMARLQASIDLALQHEPKSVVLLGHGTGAYWAARYLAEKEPAEIHNLLLVAAEVPRDFRPALEDMVPKLKLATGDFYYRDARADREAARLRMQAGKRQKHPAYVQIAMQALPADPKAEQEQLYRRIRGWLSLHLQADAQKPAE
- a CDS encoding PAS domain S-box protein, giving the protein MLRRCCLLFFCLLLSLPVRAEESVALPLTAELRTWLAEHRELRVGVVTEAPYAQYDRRLQQYSGANVELMGWLATAMQVTLRWQGYPDQAALDDALRAGRVDIAPGLSQTPAGLRLWLFSDPYLRVSRLVVGKRDGSGSVELEQLERDTRVAVRAGSSVADYLSSTYSGLQWGAADSEREVLRAVLAGQARYAVIDEAQLSRLTREPEFAELAVVGDIGYPQLLRVATRRDWPELAMVVDQALRSLPRKSLDQLHERWLQPKYPRLGESPGFWQNLSILLGLLLAGALAAVFLQRRQQHALEARLYGARRDLELRQAAEEALRLTQFSIDNSTLGILWVNWDSRVRYANRAAEQMLGHADGQLVDRPLADFEPGLDMDRWLNLWRRARNSEEGPLSFETRCLRADGSWLPADVSLSFLRFGTSEYLVVFLSDVTERRRAREALQESEARMKGIASNVPGMVFRLERPRAGAFSDFAYISEGSEALVGYSARELIESGRGIRGLVHPDDRERYWSSQMAALDENRDWHWQGRILTRQGELRWADIKASARCFEDGRAVWDGVVWDITANKQIELELGESRAQLRELSAHLESVREEEKARIAREVHDELGQVLTVLKLETSMCELAYADAQEGLRERLGNMKKLIAQLFQLVRDVATALRPPILDAGIGSAVEWQARRFEARTQIPCLVEVPENSPQLVDAKAIGLFRILQEALTNVMRHAEAHTVQLRLLREGDELCLSVSDDGRGFDVATVGRGSSFGLVGMRERVLMMGGTLDIDSAPGEGTTLSVRIPLGVAGP
- a CDS encoding response regulator transcription factor, which produces MVIRVLVAEDHTIVREGIKQLIGMAKDLQVVGEATNGEQLLETLRGTPCEVVLLDISMPGVNGLEAIPRIRALNEPPAILVLSMHDEAQMAARALKIGAAGYATKDSDPALLLTAIRRVAGGGRYIDPDLADRMVFEVGLTDSRPPHALLSEREFSVFERLVQGANVNEIAQQLAVSNKTISTHKARLMQKLNAHSVADLVRYAMEHRLL
- a CDS encoding polyamine ABC transporter substrate-binding protein encodes the protein MLPAMRTGLLCALLGVTAPAWAEYVTVISFGGANKEAQETAFYKPFKSATGNRVVHGSYNGDLAKLKRMVEISHVSWDVVEVEAPELARGCEEGLFEKLDMAKVGDPADFVPGAVQPCGVGIFVWTTLLAYNPGKVAGSPQGWADFWDVKKFPGKRGLRWGAKYSLEFALMADGVAPKDVYQTLATPAGVERAFRKLDELKPYIHWWKSGQDPVHDLADGTVVMSSAYNGRIAAAQAEKQRLAMVWSGGVYDFDFWALPVGVWKKQLAEEFIRFASQPEQQKAFAENIAYGPANRKAVGLLDPQVAANLPTAPQNMQNAVGMNVAFWAEHGEALEQRFQNWAKR
- a CDS encoding ABC transporter ATP-binding protein codes for the protein MAETQGGDVLVSFRGVQKSYDGETLIVKDLNLDIRKGEFLTLLGPSGSGKTTSLMMLAGFETPTAGEILLAGRSINNVPPHKRDIGMVFQNYALFPHMTVAENLAFPLSVRGMSKTDVKERVKRALSMVQLDAFAGRYPAQLSGGQQQRVALARALVFEPQLVLMDEPLGALDKQLREHMQMEIKHLHQRLGVTVVYVTHDQGEALTMSDRVAVFHQGEIQQIEPPRNLYEQPRNTFVANFIGENNRLSGQLLSCDGERCVVGLPRGEKVEALAVNVGQPGEPVTLSIRPERVRLNGASESCVNRFSGRVAEFVYLGDHVRVRLEVCGRDDFFVKQPIAELDPTLSVGDVVPLGWQVEHVRALDPLPAA
- a CDS encoding ABC transporter substrate-binding protein produces the protein MSKSLKAASLKFATLAAGLACAAQAMAVDLTVVSFGGANKSAQIKAFYEPYQKATGNRIVAGEYNGEMAKVKAMVDTNSVSWDLVEVESPELSRGCDEGLFEELDPAQFGKTEDFVPGAIQPCGVGFFVWSTVLAYNADKLKSAPTSWADFWDIKKFPGKRGLRKGAKYTLEFALMADGVAPKDVYGVLATKEGQDRAFKKLDEIKSSIQWWEAGAQPPQYLASGDVVMSSAYNGRIAAVQKESNLKVVWNGGIYDFDAWAIPKGAKKREETLKFIAFSVQPQQQKTYSENIAYGPANKQAVPLLDKALLKDMPTTPENIQNQVAMDVTFWADYGEQLEQRFNAWAAR
- a CDS encoding ABC transporter permease — encoded protein: MATAVPMSQAAGSTLKQRLARAERMNRLKSLALILPLLAFLVLTFLVPIAALLYKSVSNPEVVRSLPLTVEAISAWDGKSLPADAVYKALSQDLAEARRNQTIGDLSKRLNMELAGYRSLMAKTARKLPFKEEPASYKDAMEQLDERWGDPAYWQVIRRNASSYTPYYLLAALDHRIDDLGEVARATPDQAIYLDIFARTFWMGAVITVICLLLAYPLAYLLANLPTRKSNLLMILVLLPFWTSILVRVAAWIVLLQSGGLINGALLKLGLIDQPLQLVFNRTGVYIAMVHIMLPFMILPIYSVMKGISPSYMRAAISLGCHPFASFWRVYFPQTVAGVGAGCLLVFILSIGYYITPALLGSPNDQMVSYFVAFYTNSTINWGMATALGGLLLLATLVLYVVYSWLVGASRLRLG